From Parasphaerochaeta coccoides DSM 17374, a single genomic window includes:
- a CDS encoding ABC transporter ATP-binding protein, giving the protein MALLELENVTVDYGSIHAIKTVNIEVETGEVVTLIGANGAGKSTLMKTVMGLVPCKSGKIKFNGIDITNKDTQYMVQSGIILSPEGRQVFPRYSVRDNLLLGAYQRPRQEIPESLETVYTLLPKLKERNAQMAGSLSGGEQQMLAIGRAMMGKPRMLLMDEPSLGLAPLIITEIFNMIDKIRMMGTTILLVEQNARIALKHSDRAYVLEAGSVVLTDRADCLLNSDEVRKAYFGGL; this is encoded by the coding sequence ATGGCATTATTGGAACTGGAAAATGTGACAGTTGACTACGGGAGCATCCATGCGATCAAGACGGTCAATATTGAAGTCGAAACCGGGGAAGTGGTCACTCTTATCGGCGCGAACGGAGCAGGAAAGAGTACGTTGATGAAGACTGTCATGGGATTGGTTCCCTGCAAGTCAGGAAAAATAAAGTTCAATGGTATTGATATTACCAATAAAGATACGCAGTACATGGTGCAGTCAGGAATCATACTGTCTCCGGAAGGCAGGCAGGTGTTTCCGCGCTATTCCGTGCGGGACAATTTGCTTCTGGGCGCTTACCAACGTCCCCGCCAGGAAATTCCTGAAAGTTTGGAGACCGTATATACGTTGCTGCCGAAACTCAAGGAGCGCAACGCTCAGATGGCAGGCAGTCTTTCCGGTGGAGAGCAGCAGATGCTGGCTATCGGCCGTGCTATGATGGGAAAGCCAAGGATGCTTCTCATGGATGAACCATCCCTTGGGCTTGCTCCTCTCATCATCACGGAGATTTTCAACATGATAGATAAAATCCGCATGATGGGTACGACCATCCTGCTGGTGGAACAGAACGCCCGGATTGCTTTGAAGCATTCGGATCGTGCCTACGTGCTGGAGGCGGGGAGTGTCGTACTGACGGATCGGGCGGATTGCCTGTTGAATTCCGATGAGGTGAGAAAAGCTTATTTCGGTGGGCTGTAA